The Bordetella sp. FB-8 genome includes a window with the following:
- a CDS encoding spermidine synthase produces the protein MPSRRTPTEQDQPTLSEADGVRYLHFNTEWVQGAMRIADPSALVLEYTAQMMAWLLFLAPPREASIGLLGLGAGSLARFCLKQTRSDLEVVEWNPRVTAVCQSFFRLPPSPRMRIHHTDAGLWVADPLNAGKCPVLMADLYDAQARGPVRDSVAFYRACRRVLGEAGVLAVNLFGRHESFSRNIDNLCTAFDDRVILLPEIDQGNQIVLAFSGPPLAVTPAQLLERAEQIEAEYGLPARRWARALLGHAVQGVLYL, from the coding sequence ATGCCCAGTCGACGCACACCTACCGAACAAGACCAGCCCACGTTGTCCGAGGCGGACGGCGTGCGCTATCTGCATTTCAACACCGAGTGGGTGCAGGGGGCGATGCGCATCGCCGATCCCAGCGCCCTGGTGCTGGAATACACGGCGCAAATGATGGCCTGGCTGCTGTTCCTGGCCCCGCCCCGCGAAGCATCCATTGGACTGCTGGGCCTGGGGGCGGGATCGCTGGCGCGCTTTTGCCTGAAGCAAACGCGCAGCGATTTGGAAGTCGTCGAATGGAATCCCCGGGTCACGGCCGTTTGCCAGTCTTTCTTTCGCCTGCCGCCCTCGCCGCGGATGCGCATCCACCACACGGACGCGGGACTCTGGGTGGCGGACCCGCTGAACGCGGGCAAGTGCCCGGTGCTCATGGCGGATCTGTATGACGCGCAGGCGCGAGGGCCGGTGCGCGACTCGGTTGCTTTTTACCGGGCCTGCAGGCGGGTACTGGGCGAAGCGGGCGTGCTGGCGGTGAATCTGTTCGGCCGGCATGAGAGCTTCAGCCGCAATATCGACAATCTTTGCACAGCGTTCGATGATCGCGTGATTTTGCTGCCCGAGATCGACCAGGGCAACCAGATCGTGCTGGCATTTAGCGGCCCGCCGCTGGCCGTGACGCCGGCGCAGCTACTCGAGCGCGCCGAACAGATAGAAGCCGAATACGGCCTGCCTGCGCGGCGCTGGGCGCGGGCTTTGCTGGGCCACGCTGTGCAAGGCGTACTGTATCTCTGA
- a CDS encoding malonyl-CoA synthase: protein MSNLYAVLESGFPVDRKTVAIETPERCYTWDDMDRASACLANLLASLALPAGARVAVQVEKSPEALLLYLATLRAGLVYLPLNTAYRESEIGYFLGNAEPDVVVCAPENAAWVGRIARAAGVGHVYTLGDQRTGTLLDAAASFPQTFCTVERKLDDLAVILYTSGTTGRSKGAMLTHGNMASNALTLGQYWGWRSDDVLLHMLPIFHIHGLFVASHGALLAGARMIWLPRLDVNQALHYLPRSTVMMGVPTYYVRLLADARFDREACRNMRLFISGSAPLLMETFNAFRERSGHTILERYGMSETVMLTSNPYHCADGERLGGTVGKPLPGVQLRVVDDAGHALAAGDIGHIQVRGPNVFSGYWRMPEKTREEFTADGWFKTGDVGRYGGASVGRQVPEGYVSIVGRSKDLIISGGYNVYPKEIEGFIDDIPGVAESAVIGVPHPDFGEAVVAVVVPKPHVSLDTQAMLAGLKQNIANFKVPKRIHIAQELPRNTMGKVQKNVLRETYQTL from the coding sequence ATGTCCAATCTATACGCCGTGCTCGAGAGCGGTTTTCCCGTCGATCGCAAAACCGTAGCCATCGAAACTCCCGAACGTTGCTACACCTGGGATGACATGGATCGCGCCAGTGCCTGCCTGGCCAATTTGCTGGCTTCGCTGGCGTTGCCTGCCGGTGCGCGTGTGGCTGTGCAGGTGGAAAAATCGCCCGAAGCGCTGCTGCTTTACCTGGCGACTTTGCGCGCCGGACTGGTCTACCTGCCGCTGAACACCGCCTACCGCGAATCGGAGATCGGGTATTTCCTGGGCAACGCCGAACCGGATGTGGTGGTGTGCGCGCCGGAGAACGCGGCCTGGGTCGGACGCATCGCCCGCGCCGCTGGCGTGGGACACGTCTATACGCTGGGCGACCAACGCACGGGTACGCTGCTGGATGCTGCGGCAAGTTTCCCGCAGACCTTTTGCACCGTGGAGCGCAAGCTGGACGACCTGGCGGTCATCCTCTATACCTCGGGCACTACCGGACGCAGCAAGGGCGCCATGCTGACGCACGGCAATATGGCGTCGAACGCGCTGACGCTTGGCCAATATTGGGGGTGGCGCAGTGACGATGTGCTGTTGCACATGCTGCCCATATTCCACATCCATGGCCTGTTCGTGGCATCGCACGGCGCCCTGCTGGCGGGCGCGCGCATGATCTGGCTTCCCAGGCTGGACGTGAACCAGGCTTTGCATTACCTGCCGCGCAGCACGGTGATGATGGGCGTGCCGACCTACTACGTACGTCTTCTGGCCGACGCGCGTTTCGACCGGGAGGCGTGCCGCAATATGCGCCTGTTCATTTCGGGCTCGGCGCCGCTCTTGATGGAAACCTTCAATGCCTTTCGCGAGCGCAGCGGCCACACCATACTCGAGCGCTACGGCATGAGCGAGACCGTGATGCTGACCTCCAACCCATACCACTGCGCGGATGGCGAACGTTTGGGCGGTACGGTGGGCAAGCCCTTGCCGGGCGTGCAACTGCGCGTCGTCGATGACGCCGGACACGCCTTGGCTGCGGGGGATATTGGCCATATCCAGGTGCGCGGCCCCAATGTGTTTTCCGGCTACTGGCGCATGCCCGAGAAGACGCGCGAGGAGTTCACTGCCGATGGCTGGTTCAAGACCGGCGACGTGGGTCGATACGGCGGCGCGTCAGTGGGCAGGCAGGTGCCAGAAGGCTATGTCTCCATCGTTGGCCGCAGCAAGGACCTGATCATTTCGGGCGGCTACAACGTTTATCCCAAAGAGATCGAGGGTTTCATCGACGATATACCGGGCGTGGCCGAATCGGCCGTGATCGGGGTGCCGCATCCCGATTTCGGCGAGGCGGTGGTGGCCGTGGTGGTGCCCAAGCCGCATGTCAGCCTCGACACGCAGGCCATGCTGGCGGGACTGAAACAAAATATCGCCAATTTCAAGGTGCCCAAGCGTATCCACATTGCCCAGGAGCTGCCGCGCAACACCATGGGCAAAGTGCAGAAGAACGTCCTGCGCGAGACCTACCAGACATTGTGA
- a CDS encoding ABC transporter substrate-binding protein — MSRSSAILLIGRPLIMALALAWTAAPAAQVQRRVPTRSPAAQAPAPMPAQMVDLPAQAPLDKQVDMFRKILPQAKRVGLIYDPGDPVSVAAIKQLLDLLSKAGMSPVEVMVPHEWDVGPAARNLIGRVDLVYTIFDDKVAPQYQVLAQTCDQARIPLFTADPSQVRLGAMAALGLPGKAQQAAQAAGRAPAGRQVRPERMISGDWLYLNLDAAKRQGVTVPGDVLKSAVLVSQVSAANARHTKSDPPKADGVKP; from the coding sequence ATGAGCCGCTCGTCTGCAATTCTGCTTATCGGGCGCCCGCTGATCATGGCGCTGGCGCTTGCCTGGACCGCCGCGCCGGCGGCTCAGGTTCAGCGACGGGTCCCGACTCGTTCGCCCGCAGCGCAGGCGCCGGCGCCCATGCCGGCCCAGATGGTGGATCTGCCCGCGCAGGCGCCGCTGGACAAGCAGGTCGACATGTTCCGAAAGATCCTGCCTCAAGCCAAGCGTGTGGGCCTGATCTACGATCCGGGCGACCCGGTGTCAGTCGCTGCGATCAAGCAACTACTCGATCTGCTGTCCAAGGCGGGCATGAGTCCGGTGGAGGTCATGGTGCCGCACGAGTGGGACGTGGGGCCGGCGGCGCGCAATCTTATCGGCCGGGTCGATCTCGTCTATACGATATTCGACGACAAGGTGGCGCCCCAATACCAGGTGCTGGCCCAGACTTGCGACCAGGCGCGCATCCCCTTGTTCACGGCCGATCCCAGCCAGGTCCGGCTGGGCGCTATGGCTGCGCTGGGGTTGCCGGGCAAGGCGCAGCAGGCGGCTCAGGCTGCCGGGCGGGCGCCGGCCGGCAGGCAGGTCAGGCCCGAGCGAATGATTTCCGGAGATTGGCTTTACCTGAACCTGGACGCCGCCAAGCGGCAGGGCGTTACGGTGCCCGGCGACGTTCTCAAATCCGCGGTGCTCGTCAGCCAGGTGAGCGCCGCAAATGCCAGACACACAAAAAGCGATCCGCCCAAGGCGGATGGAGTCAAACCATGA
- a CDS encoding pyridoxine 5'-phosphate synthase produces MIELGVNIDHVATLRQQRRTIYPDPIEAAVRAEDAGADLITLHLREDRRHIQDADVRAIRGRLRTRMNLECAVTKEMLDIACDVGPDDVCLVPEKRAELTTEGGLDVIGGHAAVVAAVAQLQAVGIRVSLFIDPEPSQIDAAAQAGATVVELHTGAYAQARSSEAAHAELERVRAAVAHSLRLGLRVNAGHGLHYGNVAPVAAMAGVSELNIGHAIVAQAVFDGWEKAVRDMKAVMVQAQLRSRRGGA; encoded by the coding sequence ATGATAGAGCTGGGCGTCAATATCGATCACGTGGCCACGCTGCGGCAGCAGCGCCGTACCATTTATCCCGATCCCATCGAGGCGGCAGTGCGCGCCGAGGACGCGGGAGCCGATCTCATCACCTTGCACCTGCGCGAGGATCGGCGCCATATCCAGGACGCCGACGTGCGCGCGATCCGTGGCAGGCTGCGCACCCGCATGAACCTGGAGTGCGCCGTGACCAAGGAGATGCTGGACATCGCCTGCGATGTCGGACCAGACGACGTGTGTCTGGTGCCGGAAAAGCGCGCCGAATTGACCACCGAAGGCGGCCTGGACGTGATCGGCGGGCACGCCGCTGTCGTTGCGGCCGTGGCCCAGCTGCAGGCCGTGGGCATACGCGTCTCGCTCTTCATCGACCCCGAGCCCAGTCAGATCGACGCAGCGGCGCAAGCCGGTGCCACGGTCGTCGAACTGCATACCGGCGCTTATGCCCAGGCGCGCTCGTCCGAGGCGGCGCATGCCGAGCTCGAGCGGGTGCGTGCGGCCGTGGCCCATAGTCTTCGGCTGGGGCTGCGCGTGAACGCGGGGCACGGCCTGCACTATGGCAATGTGGCGCCGGTGGCGGCCATGGCCGGGGTTTCCGAACTGAATATCGGCCATGCCATCGTGGCGCAAGCGGTGTTCGATGGTTGGGAAAAGGCCGTGCGCGACATGAAGGCCGTGATGGTCCAGGCGCAGCTGCGGAGCCGACGCGGCGGTGCATGA
- the acpS gene encoding holo-ACP synthase — MPVPSISSCAVTGCIAGIGLDLIRVDRIERALARHGDRFAQKILGAQELQKFQARRLRSEGRGVRFLATRFAAKEAFSKAIGLGMRMPMFWNRVQVLNAPGGRPLLVLGPELRDWYDARFGAAHVSLTDETDMAAAYVVVERKP, encoded by the coding sequence ATGCCCGTACCTTCCATTTCCTCTTGCGCAGTGACCGGCTGCATAGCCGGCATCGGCCTGGACCTGATACGCGTAGACCGCATCGAGCGCGCCTTGGCGCGCCACGGCGACCGTTTCGCGCAAAAAATCCTGGGTGCCCAGGAGTTGCAGAAATTCCAGGCTCGCCGCCTGCGTTCAGAGGGGCGCGGGGTGCGGTTTCTCGCTACGCGCTTCGCAGCCAAGGAGGCTTTCTCCAAGGCCATAGGCCTGGGCATGCGCATGCCGATGTTCTGGAACCGCGTGCAGGTGCTCAATGCGCCAGGCGGGCGGCCGTTGCTGGTGCTCGGGCCCGAGTTGCGGGACTGGTATGACGCCCGTTTTGGCGCGGCACACGTGTCATTGACCGATGAAACCGATATGGCCGCCGCATATGTGGTGGTCGAGCGCAAGCCCTAG
- the nagZ gene encoding beta-N-acetylhexosaminidase produces the protein MGSKDMGRKARHALPPGPVVVDVAGTRLTTQEKQRLRHPLVGGVILFARNFESRAQLCLLTRKIHEAREEPLLIAVDHEGGRVQRFREDGFTVLPPMQALGRAWDVDPLAAMHMACEVGYVLAAELRACGVDMSFAPVLDLDYGVSKVIGTRALHRDPRVVAMLARALIQGLAQAGMAACGKHFPGHGFVQADSHREIPVDPRSLTRVLKDDAAPYGWLGDGVLPAVMPAHVIYPKVDTQPAGFSRRWVQEILRERLGYDGVVFSDDLTMEGATVAGDITARARAALGAGCDMVLVCNRPDLADELLANLQQEKPYVHPAACVARIRRLAPRLPATPWNALQDERRYRGARGILARLS, from the coding sequence ATGGGCAGCAAAGACATGGGCCGCAAGGCCAGGCATGCCCTGCCGCCTGGACCCGTGGTGGTCGACGTGGCAGGCACCAGGCTTACCACGCAGGAGAAGCAGCGCCTGCGCCATCCCCTGGTGGGCGGCGTGATCCTGTTCGCCCGCAATTTCGAGAGCCGCGCACAGCTGTGCCTGCTGACGCGCAAGATCCACGAGGCGCGCGAGGAACCGCTCCTGATCGCCGTGGACCACGAAGGCGGGCGCGTGCAGCGTTTTCGCGAGGACGGTTTTACAGTGCTGCCGCCCATGCAGGCCTTGGGCCGGGCCTGGGATGTCGATCCGCTGGCGGCCATGCACATGGCCTGCGAGGTGGGCTATGTGTTGGCGGCCGAATTGCGCGCCTGCGGCGTGGACATGAGTTTCGCGCCGGTGCTCGACCTGGATTATGGCGTGAGCAAGGTCATAGGCACGCGCGCCTTGCACCGCGATCCGCGCGTGGTGGCGATGTTGGCCCGCGCCCTGATTCAAGGCCTGGCCCAGGCCGGCATGGCCGCGTGCGGCAAGCACTTTCCCGGCCATGGCTTCGTGCAGGCGGACTCGCATCGCGAGATCCCGGTCGACCCCCGTTCCCTGACCCGCGTGCTCAAGGATGACGCGGCGCCCTACGGCTGGCTGGGCGACGGCGTGCTGCCGGCGGTGATGCCCGCGCACGTTATCTATCCCAAGGTTGATACCCAGCCGGCGGGTTTCTCGCGGCGTTGGGTGCAGGAGATTCTGCGCGAACGGTTGGGCTACGATGGCGTGGTTTTCTCCGATGATTTGACGATGGAGGGCGCCACGGTGGCCGGCGACATCACGGCGCGCGCGCGCGCGGCGCTGGGTGCGGGATGCGATATGGTGCTGGTGTGCAACCGGCCCGATCTGGCCGACGAGTTGTTGGCGAACCTGCAGCAAGAAAAGCCTTATGTGCATCCGGCAGCTTGCGTCGCCCGCATACGCCGCCTGGCGCCGCGCTTGCCGGCGACGCCGTGGAATGCCTTGCAGGACGAGCGCCGGTACCGGGGTGCCCGCGGCATCCTGGCCCGGCTTTCCTAG
- the uvrC gene encoding excinuclease ABC subunit UvrC, giving the protein MSDVFDLKQFLADLPHLPGVYRHLDEAGEVMYVGKARDLKKRVSSYFQKTLSSPRIAQMVAKVARVDVTVTRSEAEALILENNLIKRLHPRYNILFRDDKSYPYLQVTAHDWPRIAYYRGSTSGRGQYFGPYPNSWAVRETIQILQKVFRLRTCEDTVFANRSRPCLLHQIGRCSAPCVQALSPQAYAADVQRAVRFLNGQAQDVMGEIEARMQQASSELRFEEAAALRDQMGSLARVLHQQTMEDTDSAEDADVIAVASAGGKACVNLAMVRGGRHLGDKPFFPTHAEGEPAEDVLAAFMAQHYVDGLMPPVLVTTHALPDKDLLGLLAEQSGAKAPRLLTRPQGMRRAWLEQAQKNAELALARALSESGAKAARTVALAQALDLDTDEAMLDALRIECFDISHTAGEATQASCVVFEHHDMQPSLYRRYNIVGITPGDDYAAMRQVLTRRFAKVADGEAQMPGLVLIDGGKGQVEVARQVFVELGLDIQSLVGVAKGEGRKVGLETLVFADDREPVALGKESAALMLIAQVRDEAHRFAITGMRAKRAKTRNVSRLEEIEGVGARRRQRLLARFGGLSGVSAASVADLASVDGISDELAERIYNALHG; this is encoded by the coding sequence ATGTCCGACGTCTTCGATCTCAAGCAGTTCCTGGCCGATCTTCCGCATCTGCCGGGCGTATACCGGCATCTGGACGAAGCGGGCGAGGTCATGTACGTGGGCAAGGCGCGCGACTTGAAAAAGCGTGTGTCCTCGTATTTCCAGAAGACCCTGTCCAGCCCGCGCATTGCGCAGATGGTCGCCAAGGTGGCCCGGGTCGATGTGACGGTGACGCGGTCTGAGGCCGAGGCGCTGATCCTGGAAAACAACCTGATCAAGCGTCTGCACCCGCGCTACAACATTCTTTTCCGCGACGACAAGTCCTACCCCTATTTGCAGGTGACCGCGCACGACTGGCCGCGCATTGCTTACTACCGCGGATCCACTTCGGGCCGCGGCCAGTACTTCGGCCCCTATCCCAATTCCTGGGCGGTGCGCGAGACGATCCAGATACTGCAGAAGGTCTTTCGCCTGCGGACCTGCGAAGATACGGTGTTCGCCAACCGTTCGCGGCCTTGCCTGCTGCACCAGATCGGGCGCTGCTCGGCGCCGTGCGTGCAGGCCCTGAGTCCGCAGGCATACGCGGCCGACGTGCAGCGCGCCGTACGCTTTCTCAATGGCCAGGCGCAGGACGTGATGGGCGAGATCGAGGCGCGCATGCAGCAGGCATCGAGCGAGCTGCGCTTCGAAGAAGCTGCTGCCCTGCGCGACCAGATGGGGTCGCTGGCGCGGGTATTGCACCAGCAGACCATGGAGGACACCGATAGCGCAGAGGATGCCGATGTGATCGCGGTGGCCAGCGCGGGCGGCAAGGCCTGCGTGAACCTGGCCATGGTGCGCGGCGGAAGGCACCTGGGCGACAAGCCGTTTTTTCCGACTCACGCCGAGGGCGAGCCGGCCGAGGATGTGCTGGCGGCCTTCATGGCTCAGCACTACGTCGACGGTCTGATGCCGCCGGTCCTGGTGACGACGCACGCCCTGCCTGACAAAGACTTGCTGGGCCTGCTGGCCGAGCAGTCGGGTGCGAAGGCGCCGCGCCTGCTGACACGCCCGCAGGGTATGCGGCGTGCCTGGCTGGAGCAGGCGCAGAAGAATGCCGAACTGGCCCTCGCGAGGGCCTTGAGCGAATCCGGCGCCAAGGCCGCGCGCACCGTCGCCTTGGCGCAAGCGCTGGACCTGGACACCGACGAGGCTATGCTCGATGCCCTGCGCATCGAGTGCTTTGACATCAGCCATACGGCGGGCGAGGCCACTCAAGCTTCGTGCGTGGTGTTCGAGCATCACGATATGCAGCCTTCGTTGTACCGACGCTACAACATCGTCGGCATCACGCCAGGCGACGACTATGCGGCCATGCGCCAGGTGCTGACGCGCCGCTTCGCCAAGGTCGCCGACGGCGAAGCGCAGATGCCGGGCCTGGTGCTGATCGACGGCGGCAAGGGGCAAGTCGAGGTGGCGCGGCAGGTCTTTGTCGAACTGGGGCTGGACATCCAGTCGCTGGTGGGCGTGGCCAAGGGCGAGGGCCGCAAGGTCGGGCTGGAGACCCTGGTGTTCGCCGACGACCGCGAGCCCGTGGCCCTGGGCAAGGAGTCCGCCGCGCTGATGCTGATCGCTCAGGTCCGCGACGAGGCACACCGCTTTGCCATCACGGGCATGCGCGCCAAGCGCGCCAAGACCCGCAACGTATCGCGCCTGGAAGAGATCGAGGGCGTGGGTGCGCGGCGCCGGCAGCGGCTGTTGGCGCGCTTTGGCGGCCTGTCGGGCGTGTCCGCCGCCAGCGTGGCGGACCTGGCCTCGGTGGACGGCATATCGGACGAGCTGGCCGAGCGCATCTACAACGCCCTGCACGGTTGA
- the pgsA gene encoding CDP-diacylglycerol--glycerol-3-phosphate 3-phosphatidyltransferase, protein MPLNVPIILTWLRIAMIPLVVGLFYLPDSWFPMPMRDGFAAWAFIIAALTDWFDGWLARRWNQTSAFGAFLDPVADKLMVCAALLVLLDINRVNIFIALIIIGRELTISALREWMATLGARASVAVHRLGKLKAAAQMIAIPCLLYGRGLYGVDLGRLGGWLIIVAAVLTVWSMLYYMQRAWPVIRESSR, encoded by the coding sequence ATGCCGTTAAACGTACCGATCATTCTTACCTGGCTGCGCATTGCCATGATTCCGCTGGTGGTGGGATTGTTCTATCTGCCCGATAGCTGGTTTCCCATGCCCATGCGCGATGGATTTGCCGCGTGGGCCTTTATCATCGCAGCCCTGACGGACTGGTTCGACGGCTGGCTTGCCCGTCGCTGGAACCAGACCTCGGCTTTCGGCGCCTTTCTTGACCCGGTGGCCGACAAGCTCATGGTTTGCGCCGCGCTTCTGGTGTTGCTGGACATCAATCGGGTGAACATCTTCATCGCGCTCATCATCATCGGCCGCGAACTGACGATTTCGGCACTGCGCGAATGGATGGCCACCCTGGGCGCGCGCGCCAGCGTGGCGGTGCATCGACTGGGCAAACTCAAGGCGGCCGCGCAGATGATCGCGATTCCCTGCCTGCTGTACGGCCGCGGGCTGTATGGCGTGGATCTGGGCCGGCTGGGCGGCTGGCTCATCATCGTTGCCGCCGTGCTGACGGTATGGTCGATGCTGTACTACATGCAGCGGGCTTGGCCGGTGATACGGGAAAGCTCGCGCTAG
- the eda gene encoding bifunctional 4-hydroxy-2-oxoglutarate aldolase/2-dehydro-3-deoxy-phosphogluconate aldolase: MDALSLLQQSPVMPVIVIKELDSAVDLARALVAGGIRSLEVTLRSDAALEAIRAIAAEVPDAIVGVGTVRNAAQLEAALKAGARFAISPGLTPDLAAAARALPVPFLPGVATPAEAMWAADCGFAVQKLFPAEAVGGRALLKALAGPLPDLKYCPTGGISLANAADYLALPNVLCVGGSWLTPEAAVAARDWPAITALARAASALA; encoded by the coding sequence ATGGATGCATTGAGCTTGTTGCAGCAAAGCCCGGTAATGCCGGTGATCGTTATCAAGGAACTGGACAGCGCGGTAGACCTGGCACGCGCGCTGGTGGCGGGCGGCATCCGCTCGCTGGAAGTGACGCTCCGCTCGGATGCCGCGCTCGAAGCGATCCGCGCGATCGCCGCCGAGGTTCCGGATGCCATCGTCGGCGTGGGCACGGTGCGCAACGCCGCCCAACTGGAAGCCGCGCTCAAGGCGGGCGCCCGTTTCGCGATCAGCCCGGGACTTACACCCGACCTGGCCGCCGCAGCGCGCGCATTGCCGGTGCCGTTCCTACCCGGCGTTGCCACGCCAGCCGAGGCCATGTGGGCGGCCGACTGCGGCTTTGCCGTGCAAAAGCTGTTCCCGGCCGAGGCAGTCGGCGGCCGCGCGCTGCTCAAGGCGCTCGCCGGCCCGTTGCCCGATCTCAAGTATTGTCCGACCGGCGGCATCAGCTTGGCCAATGCCGCCGATTATCTGGCGCTGCCGAACGTGCTGTGTGTGGGTGGCTCATGGCTTACGCCGGAGGCCGCCGTGGCGGCGCGCGACTGGCCGGCCATCACGGCACTGGCGCGCGCGGCCAGCGCACTGGCCTGA
- the edd gene encoding phosphogluconate dehydratase — translation MALHPVLAAVTDRIVERSRGTRAAYLARHRAAYRQKVERSQLGCTNLAHAFAAMPAQDKILLKEASRPNLAIVSAYNDMLSAHQPLAAFPAWIKQAAQSAGATAQFAGGVPAMCDGVTQGQDGMELSLFSRDVIAMATAVALSHQMFDAALYLGVCDKIVPGLLIGALTFGHLPAVFVPAGPMTTGMSNDEKAKTRQLFAQGKIGRAQLLEAESKSYHGPGTCTFYGTANSNQMLMEIMGLHLPGSAFINPNTPLREALTYEAALRAVAISAQGERFTPIAEVIDEKAIVNGIVGLLATGGSTNHTLHLVAIARAAGIHINWDDFSELSAVVPLLARVYPNGKADVNHFHAAGGMALVIRELLGAGLLHGDVNTVMGPGLEQYTQEPFLDDGALVWRDAASASHDPDVLRPAADPFSADGGLKLMTGNLGRAIIKVSAVKPEHRVIEAPALVFDDQNAVLDAFKRGELTRDFVAVIRFQGPRANGMPELHKLTPALSVLQDQGLRVALVTDGRMSGASGKVPAAIHVSPEAVSGGAIARVRNGDLMRVDADTGELAVLVPAAEWAAREAASIDLSHKQHGVGRELFAVFRQNADAAEAGAASFRLPDWQE, via the coding sequence ATGGCGCTACACCCCGTTCTGGCGGCCGTCACGGACCGCATCGTCGAGCGCAGCCGCGGCACCCGCGCCGCCTATCTGGCGCGCCATCGGGCGGCCTATCGCCAGAAGGTCGAGCGCAGCCAGCTCGGCTGCACCAATCTCGCCCATGCCTTCGCCGCCATGCCGGCGCAAGACAAGATCCTGCTCAAGGAGGCGTCGCGCCCCAATCTGGCCATCGTTTCGGCCTACAACGACATGCTGTCGGCGCACCAACCGCTGGCCGCCTTTCCAGCCTGGATCAAGCAAGCCGCGCAATCGGCCGGGGCTACCGCGCAGTTCGCCGGCGGCGTGCCGGCCATGTGCGACGGCGTGACCCAGGGCCAGGACGGAATGGAGTTGTCGCTGTTTTCGCGCGACGTGATCGCCATGGCCACCGCCGTGGCGCTGTCGCATCAGATGTTCGACGCGGCGCTGTACCTGGGCGTGTGCGACAAGATCGTGCCGGGCCTGTTGATCGGCGCGCTCACCTTTGGCCATCTACCGGCCGTATTCGTGCCGGCGGGTCCCATGACCACCGGCATGTCCAATGACGAGAAGGCCAAGACGCGCCAGCTTTTCGCCCAGGGCAAGATCGGCCGCGCGCAGCTGCTGGAAGCCGAGTCCAAGTCCTACCACGGTCCCGGCACCTGCACCTTCTACGGCACCGCCAACTCCAACCAGATGCTGATGGAGATCATGGGTCTGCATCTGCCAGGCTCGGCCTTCATCAACCCCAACACGCCGCTGCGCGAAGCGCTCACCTATGAGGCCGCGCTGCGCGCCGTGGCGATCTCGGCCCAAGGCGAGCGCTTCACGCCGATCGCCGAGGTGATCGACGAGAAAGCCATCGTCAACGGCATCGTCGGCCTGCTCGCCACCGGCGGCTCGACCAACCACACGCTGCATCTGGTGGCGATCGCGCGCGCAGCCGGCATCCATATCAACTGGGACGATTTCTCCGAACTGTCCGCCGTGGTGCCGCTACTGGCGCGCGTCTATCCGAACGGCAAAGCCGACGTGAACCACTTTCATGCCGCGGGCGGCATGGCCTTGGTGATCCGCGAACTGCTCGGCGCCGGCCTGTTGCACGGGGACGTCAACACCGTTATGGGACCGGGTCTGGAGCAATACACCCAGGAACCCTTCCTGGACGACGGCGCGCTGGTCTGGCGCGATGCGGCATCCGCCTCGCACGACCCGGACGTGCTGCGCCCAGCCGCGGACCCGTTCAGCGCCGACGGCGGCCTAAAGCTCATGACCGGCAATCTGGGCCGCGCGATCATCAAAGTGTCGGCGGTCAAACCCGAGCATCGCGTGATCGAGGCGCCCGCCCTGGTCTTCGACGACCAGAACGCAGTACTCGATGCGTTCAAACGCGGCGAACTGACGCGCGACTTCGTCGCGGTGATCCGCTTCCAGGGGCCGCGCGCCAACGGCATGCCCGAACTGCACAAGCTCACTCCGGCGCTGTCGGTGCTGCAGGATCAGGGCTTGCGCGTCGCGCTGGTGACCGACGGACGCATGTCCGGTGCATCCGGCAAGGTGCCAGCGGCGATCCACGTAAGCCCCGAGGCCGTCTCGGGCGGCGCGATCGCGCGCGTGCGCAATGGCGACCTGATGCGTGTCGATGCCGACACGGGCGAGCTTGCAGTATTGGTGCCGGCCGCCGAATGGGCCGCACGCGAAGCCGCCAGCATCGACCTTTCCCACAAGCAGCATGGTGTCGGCCGCGAGCTGTTCGCCGTGTTCCGCCAGAATGCCGACGCCGCTGAAGCCGGCGCGGCTTCGTTCCGCCTTCCCGATTGGCAGGAGTAG